CTCCTCGCCGCCGATCAGCGGGAGGAGGCCGAGGCCGCGGATCGGCCCGAGGAGACCCTGGCCGCCCGGCAGGTGATGAAGACCCCGGCCCGGGAGCGGCAGGCGGCCGGACGGGAAGAGGCTCCGGCGGGCGCCCGCGCCCGTCTCGCCCTGGACCTCGACGCCTCCAAGGACGCCGAGCACGACGACCTCCTCTCGCCGCGGGCCACCGGAGAGGCCGAGGCCCGGGCCGACGCCGCCACGGAGCGGCCGGCGCGGGCCCTGGAGGAGAAGGCCCAGCCTCTCCAGCCGATGAAGAGCGCGCCCGCGGACTTCGCCGACCGCAAGAACGCAGCCGAGGGCGAGGCCTTCGGCTACCAGGCGGCGCCCGAGGGCGGCGGCGCGGGAATGCCCTCCTCGGTCGGTGGCCTCGCCGGGCGGGATCTCTCCTCCGCGAGCGGGAGCAGCCTCGGCAAGACCAGCACCTCCTTCGACTCCCTCGACAAGGGGGGCAAGGCCGCCGGTGCGGGCGAGGGACGGGGCCTCTACCGGGAGCAGCAGGAGTCGCGCAAGGCCGACTCCGCGCCCAGCGCGGGCGCCAGCGCCCGGGGCCGCATCGAGGAGGCCTTCGGGCAGAAGGCGCCGGCGGCCAAGCAGACCCGCGCCGCGCCGAAGCCCACCGCCGCCCCCCGGGCGCCGGCCGGCCCCTCGATGGCCCCGCCGCCCGCCCCCGAGCCCGAGCCCGAAGCCCTGCGGCCCCGCAAGGCCGAGGCGCGCGCGAAGAAGAAGAGCCGCTCGGCGGGCGACGACGGCGAGGCCCTCCTGGCCGGCGACGCCGTGGCGGCCGCCGACGAGCTGGCGCTGGGAGACGACGATCGGGAGGAGGCCCCCGTCGAGGCCACGGTGGAGACGGCCTCGGCGACCCGGCGCTCGCCCGAGGAGCGGGTCAAGGAGCAGAAGAGCGACCTGATGCGCGCCCAGCTGGACCGGGCGGCCGAGCTGGTGAACGCCTCCCGCTGCGCCGACGCGCTGCCGCTCCTCGACGCCATCATCCATCAGGGGCCGGACACCCCCTGGCGGACCGAGGCCTACTTCTACCGGGGCACCTGCCGCTCCCGGCTGGGGCAGGAGTCGGACGCCCGCAGCGACTTCGCCCTGGCCGCCGCGCAGGACACCGGGCGCTGGTCCCGCAAGGCCCGCAAGCAGCTCAAGCAGCTGGACCGGATGATGCTCGACGCCGCCGAGGAGGCGGCCTCCGAGAGCGCGGCGCCCGCGGCGGCCGAGCCGGCGATGCACTGATCGGCCCCCCGGGGCGGCGTCCCACCTTTCCCTACACCGCGTCAGGCTGACCGATGGGCGGAAAGGGGGGGTGGGGTACGATCCCCTCCAGAAAAACGGGGATCGTGGGAGAGATGAGATTCGACCGCAGATCGCGCCTCACGGGGGCGACGATGGACGAGCGTGCTCAGGCCGCGGTGGAGACCGCGCTCGTCCTGCCGCTGATGCTCTTCCTCTTCTTCGGTCTGCTCCAGCTGATCATGGTGCAGCACGCCCGCCTCATGACCGGCTACGCCGCCTTCAACGCCGCGCGCGCGGGCGTGGTCTGGAACGGCGATCCCTGCATGATGCGGCGGGCGGCGGTGGTCAGCCTCCTGCCCACCCTCGGGGCGACCGACACCATCAGCGGCACCTCGGAGCCCTTCGACCGCCCGCGGCCGGGCCTGATGAAGACCTGGACCCGGGCCCAGGCCCTGGTCTCGACCACCGGGGCGGTGGCGGGCCTGCTCGCCGAGCTGGGCATCCAGAACCCGGGCATCGAGCTGGTCGACGTCGAGGTGCTCAACCCCACCGAGGCGATGCTCGGCCACTTCCACAACGGGGAGCTGCCCTTCGACGCCGTCGCCGGTGACCCGGCCGGGCGGGACTTCCAGAGCCGGCCGCAGATGCGGGAGGCCACCCGCCTCACGATCCGGGTGAAGTACCTCTACCCGATGCGGATCCCCTTCGCGAACTGGCTGGTCTTCTCCAGCTACCTCGCCGCCCACGCCGGGATGAGCCAGACCGGCGCGATCATCAACGCCGAGAACAGCCGCGGGGTCGGCGGCGCCAAGAACCTGACCCAGACCGGGGCGGGGGCGCAGGTCGAGGGAGCCAAGGCCATCGCCGCGGGGGGCGCCGAGGTCGACGCGGAGGGCCGCGAGATCTTCTCCCGGGGTAACCTGGCCCTGCTCTGGCAGCTGGGGCTCTCCTCGGGGACCTGGCTCTTCCCCCTCTCCGCCTCCCACACGATGCGGATGCAGTCGAACTTCTACCAGCGGTCCTTCAACAAGGCCGGCTTCTGCCCGCCCTGGAGCTAGAGGAAGATGATCCGCCTCATCCGGGACTTCTGTGGTGACGAGGACGGTCAGGCGATCGTCATCGCCGCCCTGGGTCTCCTCCTCCTCGCCTTCGCGGTCCTCGGGACGGCGACCCTGGGCAACAGCATCCAGGAGAAGGTGAGGCTTCAGAACACCGCGGACGCCGCGGCCTACTCGATGGCGGCCCTCGAGGCGCGGACCTTCAACTTCTACGCCTTCACCAACCGGACGATGGTCAGCCACTACGTGGCGATCATGACCCTGCAGTCCTACATCGCCGTCGCGGGCTTCGTGATGTCGGCGGTGAACACCGTCCGCCTGATCGTCCGGGCGTTACGAAACTTCTGCGATCCATGGTGTACCAAGCCGCTCTGCGAGGCGGTGAAGGCCATCCCCGGCGTGGGCAACATCATCCGGGTGCTCCAGCAGCTGGTGACCGTCATCGACGACGTCCTCCAGCGGGTGGCGAACACCCTCCAGAACGTCCTGTGGGGGACCCACCGGCAGCCCTCCTATCCGGTGCTCTCCCTGAACCTCGATCGGGTGGTGGGGTGGATCGCCATCCCCTTCTTCCTCTTCATGAACGCGGTCCTCTACGTCGCCCAGACCGCGCTGATGAACGCGACGACCCTGACCCTGGCCGGCGCCGCCGATCAGGTGATCGCGGGGACCTACGACACGATCCGCCCCCGGCCGGATCCCTACACCGCGCCGGGCGTCGCCCTGCTCGCCCGCTCCGCCTTCGAGTGGGATCGCGCCCACGATCCGACCGCCATGAACCTGACGCCCTTCGGCAAGGGCGGGCGCCACGCGGTCAGCGACCGCCTGCGGGATCCGATGGAGTCGGTGGACGAGGGGGTCGCCCGGGCCGAGCGGGTGATGACCGAGATCTCCAACGCCACCCGGTGGAACCGCTTCCTCTTCAACCGCAGCCTCGACGGCACGACCTCGGGGAGCATCCTGGAGGTGGTCAGCCGGGCCTCCTTCGGCCTCTTCGAGTTCCACCTCCACGGCACCACCAAGCTCATCACCGACTCGAAGCCGAGCTGGAACGTCGCGCGCCGCAACAGCTACGATCTCCACGATGTCCGCGCGGGGGTGGACGGCCACGCCCGCTACCCCCAGGGCGGCTCGATGGTCGCCGACCAGTGGATCGACGTGAGCTTCGCCTTCGTCGACTACGACATGACCGAGGATCGCCTCTCGATCCCGGGCAAGAGCTGGCGCTTCTCACCCGGCGTGCGGCACAGCGCCGTGGCGGCGACCCACAAGGAGTTCACCGGCCGCTGGGGCTGGCACTGCGTCACCCACCTGACGCCACCCAACCAGAGCCTCTGCATCATCAAGACCGTGAAGTGCATCTGCAAGATCAAGAACATCTACAAGATCGATCCCGACCTCTCCTCCTGCCACCGGCGGGAGCCGGGGGAGTCCGCCGACTCGAAGGGCAACCATCCCTGGTGGGGCATCTTCCCCTTCATGAAGTTCAACCCCAAGGCGGACGGCTCGCCCCTGGTCGCCTTCCACCAGCCGAGCACCTACGTCTGGCTGACCCAGCCCCCCGAGAACATCGACATCGAGCCGCTCCTGCAGCGGGACGTGCTGGGGCTGGGCGGACACACCGCCACCCACGACACCGGCCTCGACCACGTCACCGAGGGGGGGCTGCCGCCGGGCTTCCACGCCTTCGCCCGGGCCGCGGCCTACTACCACCGCCCGGGGAACTGGCGAGAGCACCCCAACTTCTTCAACCCCTTCTGGCGGGCGCGCCTCGCGCCCGTGCAGCCCGTCCTCTCCGATCTGGTCGGTGATCTGGGCGCCGGCGCGGTCCTCGGGGACGCGCTGGGGAAGAGCTTCATCACCCACTGATGTTCCTGCGTGAGACCATCGACCGCGCGAGGCGGTGCGGGCTCGGCGACGAGCGTGGCCAGTCGGTGGTGGAGACCGCCCTGGTCGTCCCCGTCTTCGTCACCCTGGTCTTCTGGGCGGCCTTCTTCTTCGACCTGGTCGATCTGCGGGTGCGGCTGCAGGAGTCGGCGCGCTTCGCTGCCTGGGAGGCGACGGCCTATCCCCTGAGCGACTACGAGAGCTCGGACCACGACGGGGCCTGGGCCGTGGCCCGGGCCGAGATCGGCGAGGCCTACACCGACCTCTACGCGGACCTCGACTCGGCCGACGAGCAGTCGACCAAAGCGCGGCTGGCCACGGACTTCCTGGTCGAGCCGGCCTCCCTCGACAACGTCGAGGTGCGCATGGCCGACGCCCGGGGCGCGAAGGACGTGCTCCCCTCGGAGGAGCTCTCCGAGGTGGCCGACGTCCTCGGGGGGATGCTCGACTCGGCGCTGGGCCAGGTGATGGACAACCTGGCCTTCAACCGGCGGGGCCTGGTCATGGCCGAGGTCGAGGCCACCGTGCACCACAAGCTCCTCCCCCGCGGCTACCACGCCCGGGAGAACGGCGGGATGTTCTCGCGGGCCCTCTACGACGCGACCAGCTTCCGGATGCGGGAGCGGGCGGCGCTGCTGGCGGACACCTGGGCCCTCCACGACGGGCGCTCCGTGCTCCACGAGGATCGGGACCTGCCCTTCTACAAGCAGATCGAGCGCGGCCACATGCTCGGGGCGCTCTCCTCGGTGCCGATCCTCGAGACGCTGGCCGCGGTGATCGACGCGGTGGGCGACTTCGTCGAGGACTTCTTCGGCATCCCCTCCTTCACCAACGGCCGGCTGGCCAGCCAGAGCTACGAGGCCGGCAACGACAGCGATCGGATCCGCCTCGACACCGACGAGCTCCAGAAGAACTTCCACACCCTGCCGGTGCTCGACACCTGCGGGGGAGGCGGCTGCCCCTACGAGGCCTCGGAGTACGCCCGGACCCTGCAGATGCGCAGCGAGTACTACCTGGGCTGCCCCCTGCCGCAGCACACCCCGGGCAAGTGCGACTGGAGGGACGTCCGGTGAGCGCCCGCCGCCAGACCGGGCCCCTGCGCGCCCTGGCGGTCCTCGGGGTGGCGCTCCTGGCCCTGGCGGGCACCCTCCTCCTCGCCCTGGAGGCGACCCGGCCGGCCGAGGCCGAGCCGCCTCCCGCGGGCCCCGCCTGGGCCGGGCTCTTCCCGGGCTACCCCGGTGCGCAGCCGCTGGTGCCGGTCGCCGACGGCCTGCGGGTCGGCGGCCTCTCGGCGCGGGTGGGCTACCACCTCGCCCCCGACGCGCCCGGGGAGGTCCAGCGCTTCTACGCCGACGCCTTCCGGGCCGAGGGCCTCGCGGTGCAGGTCAGCGAGGGCGAGGCGCAGGTGCTGGGCGTGACCGCCCTCGACGGCGCCCGCCACCACCAGCGCAGCGTCACCATCCTGCCCGGCGGAGGAGGCTCGGTGGTCTTCCTCGGGCTGACCCCCACCGACGTCGCCCCCGAGCCCCTGCCGCCGCTGCGGCTGCCGGTCCCCCGGGACGCCCGCCTCGTGAGCGACTCGGCGGCCCGCGACGGCCAGCGCACCACCCGCACCGTCACGATGGTCTCCCAGCTGAGCCCGGCGGAGGCGAGCGAGCAGGTGGCCCAGCGGATGCGCGCCGCGGGCTTCTCGGGCATCGAGGCGCCGCCCGCCGGGGAGACCCTGATCCTGCGCGGCCGCGCGCCCTGGGGCGAGGAGGTCACCTACACCTTCACCGGCGGCGCCGAGCAGCCCACGGCGGTGGTGGCCATCAGCCGTGCGCCCGAGCCCGCCGAGGTGCGGCCGTGAGCGCGCGCCGCACGCTGGCCGCGCTGCTCCTGCTCTCGGGGCTCCTCTGTCTCCCGCCGGGGCGGGCCGCCGCCGCGCCCCTCGAGAACCTGGGCCTGCCCTGGGATCGGCTCTCGGGGCAGGTCGGCCACTGGGTCCGCTACCGGGTGGGGCGCACCGGCGAGACCGGGCAGTACCTTCGCCTGGCGGTGGTCGGAGAGGAGGAGGGGCAGCTCTGGCTCGAGCTCTCGGTCTCCCACCTCGCCACCGCGGCCGCCCCCGGGCTGGCGACCCGGCTGGCCGTCAGCCGCGGCGCCGACGGCGGCCTGCTCACCCGCCGGATGATCATCAGCTTCAACGGCAGCGCGCCCATCGAGGTCGAGCCGGAGCCGGAGGAGGACGCCGGCAGCGGCCCCTCCCTGGCCGAGCAGCAGATCCCGATCTGCCGCGAGGGCGGCGGGCCCTGTCCGCCGGGCTCGGTGCGCTGGCGGCGCCTCGCGCCGGAGTCCCGGATGAGCCCCCTGGGCTCGCTGGAGGTCGCCCCCCTCGAGCTGACGACCGCCGAGGGGACCCTCCTGCGCTACGAGCTCTCCGAGGCGATCCCCCTCACCGGCCTCCTCTCCGCCGACACGCCGCAGGCCGGGCGCCTCGAGCTCGACGCGGTGGGGCAGGGCGCGGTGCGCACCGTCGGGGAGCCGGTGAAGAAGGTGCCGGGCGATCAGCTGGCGGCGGCGCTCACCTCCTCCACGCCGGCCCTCTCCGCCCTCGGGCGGATGGGCATGCTCCTCGATCCCGAGGCCCGGCAGGCCGCCCGGGAGAGCGCGGCGGCGGAGGCGGCGACCGCGAGCGGCAAGGGGGTGACGCCGTGAGCGGGCTGCGCGCGCTGCGGGCCCTCGCCGGCCGGTGGAGGGAGGAGGCCGGCCAGGCCGCCGTGGAGTACGGCGTGCTGACCTGGGCGATGCTGGTCGGCCTCGCGTTCGGGGGCTACCCGATGTTCATCGGGCTGCTCCACGCGGTGCAGATCTACTTCGACTCCTTCTTCCTGGTCCTGCGCCTGCCCATCCCCTAGAAGACGCCCATGCGCCGCTGGCTCCGCCTGCTCGTCTATCTGGGCGTCGCGTGCCTCGCCCTGGGGCTCGCGCTCCTGCGGCTCATCCCCTGGGCGCGGGTCCTGGTGGGGCCGATCAGCGAGCGGGAGGGGCTGGCCTCACCCTGGCCCTGGCTGGTGATCGCCCTCGTCGCGCTCGGCGGCCTGGGCTGGCTGGTGGCGGACCTCGGCCTGGGGCTGCGGCGGATGCCCGCCGTGGTCTCGGCGCTCAGCGTGGGGGCGATGGCGCTGGCGGTGCTGCTCTCCCTCGCCGAGGCGGGCGCGGGCGTGCGGCCCTGGTCGCGGATCTCGGACGCGCCGGCGAAGGTGCAGGCGGTGAAGGCGCTGGGGCTCCTCGGAGGCGCCCTGGGGGATCACCACCGGGAGGCCGGCCGCTTCCCGGAGGACCCCGCGGTGCTCGCCGAGGCCCTGCGGGAGGAGGACGGCCAGCCCATCCTCTCGGCCTACCTCCATGCCGCAGCGCGTCGTCAGCCGCTGCGGGTGGAGGTGCGCGAGGGCGCCGGGCCGCTCACCCGGGTGCCCGAGGGGATCCTCCCCGGAACGCTCCTGGCCGTGTTTTCACCGGGCCGGGAGGCCTACTGGCTCACCGCGGTGGTCGGCGAGGGGGTCCCCGCGCGGGCCGAGATCCTCGCCGGCGAGGAGGGCAGCCCGGTGATCGTCAGCAACGTCCCCCGGGGCTGGGCGCCCCCGTGACGAAGTAACGGCCCGGTAACACCCAGGGGGTGGTTCCCCCTGGCCCCCACCCTTGGCGTATACTGGCACCTCCCTCGCCCGCCACCGTGGGTGAGAATGCTTGGGACATTTGAGAGGAGCTAGATTCCATGCTCAAGGGACGACTTCCACTCGTTATCGCGCTGGTGCTCGGCGTGCTGGCCGGGGCCTTCGCCTGGATGACCATCGAGCGCAAGAAGAAGGAGGTCCAGGAGGGCTGGACCCTGAAGCCGGTCATCGTGGCCTCCCGGGACATCCCCGAAGGGACCATCCTGGACTTCGACATGATCCAGCAGCGCCGGATCCCGGAGCAGTTCGTGACCGGGTCGGTGGTGAAGCCGGAGTCGGCGAACCACGTGGTCCAGCAGAAGGTGCTGGTGCCCCTGCAGCGCGGTGATCCCGTGCTCTGGTCGCACTTCGAGTCCACCAAGGGCTTCGAGAAGCTCTCGACGGTGGTCCAGACCCGCTTCCGGGCCGTGAACGTTGCGGTGGACGACAACCAGGCCGTCGGTGGCTGGGTCCGCCCGAACGATCACGTCGACGTCCTGGGGACCTTCCGGAACCCGACGACGCGCGAGCTCGAGACGATCACCCTGCTCCAGAACGTCATCGTCCTGGCGACGGGCAAGATCACCGGCTCGACCAACATCCAGCTCGTCCCCGAGGCGGAGCGGAAGTACAAGACCATCTCCCTCCTGGTTCTGCCCCAGGAGGCCGAGATCGTCGCCCTCGCGTCCGAGATGGGCAAGCTGACCCTCTCCCTGCGGAACCCCGAGGATCTGGAGTTCGAGCAGGAGCGCAGCCGCGCGACCCTGCAGACCCTGATCACCGGCGAGCGCACCAAGGCGCTGGGGACCAAGCGTCAGCGGATGATCACCGTCATCAAGGGCGGCAGTGGCGAGACCTCCTCCTCGTCGGCGGCGGTCGGCGGCGGCGAGATGGAGTAACCCATGTCGATCGTCGTCTTCCTCCTGGTCACGGGATCCGTCTTCTTCTTCACGCTCGTGATCGCGTCGGTGCTCCACCGCGCGTACGAGTCGTACCAGGAGCGGTACGTGACCCAGGACATGCAGAGCTTCACCGAGGTGCTCCTCTTCGTGGACGCCCGGTCGCTCTTCGTGCTCGCCGTCTGCCTGTCGGCGATGATGGTGACGATGGGCCTGGTCTTCTTCGGCTGGCTGATGACCCTCTTCATGGGGGTCGCCGGCTTCGTCACGCCCATCCTGATGGTGCGCTTCTACCGGAAGAAGCGGCTGCAGACCTTCAACACCCAGCTGGTGGATGCGCTGCAGGCCATGGCCAACGCCTTCAAGGCCGGCCTCACCTTCCCGCAGGCCATCGAGCACGTGGCCCGGGAGGCGCCGAACCCGCTCGGCCAGGAGTTCCAGCTCTTCGTCAAGGAGATCAAGCTGGGCGTGCCCCTCGAGGACGCGCTGGTCAGCATGGCGGGCCGGATGGACTCCGAGGACCTGGAGCTGGTGGTGACCTCCACCAACATCGCCCGGCAGCTCGGCGGCAACATGGCCGAGATGTTCGAGACGATCAGTGGCACCATCCGCGAGCGGTTCCGGCTCGAGGGCAAGATCGCGGCGCTCACCTCGCAGGGCAAGATGCAGGGGTGGATCGTCGCCTCGATGCCCCTCGCGCTGGGCGTCGCGCTCAACT
This genomic stretch from Deltaproteobacteria bacterium harbors:
- the cpaB gene encoding Flp pilus assembly protein CpaB; protein product: MLKGRLPLVIALVLGVLAGAFAWMTIERKKKEVQEGWTLKPVIVASRDIPEGTILDFDMIQQRRIPEQFVTGSVVKPESANHVVQQKVLVPLQRGDPVLWSHFESTKGFEKLSTVVQTRFRAVNVAVDDNQAVGGWVRPNDHVDVLGTFRNPTTRELETITLLQNVIVLATGKITGSTNIQLVPEAERKYKTISLLVLPQEAEIVALASEMGKLTLSLRNPEDLEFEQERSRATLQTLITGERTKALGTKRQRMITVIKGGSGETSSSSAAVGGGEME
- a CDS encoding type II secretion system F family protein, with the protein product MSIVVFLLVTGSVFFFTLVIASVLHRAYESYQERYVTQDMQSFTEVLLFVDARSLFVLAVCLSAMMVTMGLVFFGWLMTLFMGVAGFVTPILMVRFYRKKRLQTFNTQLVDALQAMANAFKAGLTFPQAIEHVAREAPNPLGQEFQLFVKEIKLGVPLEDALVSMAGRMDSEDLELVVTSTNIARQLGGNMAEMFETISGTIRERFRLEGKIAALTSQGKMQGWIVASMPLALGVALNYMRPDLMEPMMNHLFGFVLVVAIMIMEAMGLWLIMKIVNVDV
- a CDS encoding pilus assembly protein, which encodes MFLRETIDRARRCGLGDERGQSVVETALVVPVFVTLVFWAAFFFDLVDLRVRLQESARFAAWEATAYPLSDYESSDHDGAWAVARAEIGEAYTDLYADLDSADEQSTKARLATDFLVEPASLDNVEVRMADARGAKDVLPSEELSEVADVLGGMLDSALGQVMDNLAFNRRGLVMAEVEATVHHKLLPRGYHARENGGMFSRALYDATSFRMRERAALLADTWALHDGRSVLHEDRDLPFYKQIERGHMLGALSSVPILETLAAVIDAVGDFVEDFFGIPSFTNGRLASQSYEAGNDSDRIRLDTDELQKNFHTLPVLDTCGGGGCPYEASEYARTLQMRSEYYLGCPLPQHTPGKCDWRDVR
- a CDS encoding TadE/TadG family type IV pilus assembly protein, producing MDERAQAAVETALVLPLMLFLFFGLLQLIMVQHARLMTGYAAFNAARAGVVWNGDPCMMRRAAVVSLLPTLGATDTISGTSEPFDRPRPGLMKTWTRAQALVSTTGAVAGLLAELGIQNPGIELVDVEVLNPTEAMLGHFHNGELPFDAVAGDPAGRDFQSRPQMREATRLTIRVKYLYPMRIPFANWLVFSSYLAAHAGMSQTGAIINAENSRGVGGAKNLTQTGAGAQVEGAKAIAAGGAEVDAEGREIFSRGNLALLWQLGLSSGTWLFPLSASHTMRMQSNFYQRSFNKAGFCPPWS
- a CDS encoding pilus assembly protein TadG-related protein, translated to MIRLIRDFCGDEDGQAIVIAALGLLLLAFAVLGTATLGNSIQEKVRLQNTADAAAYSMAALEARTFNFYAFTNRTMVSHYVAIMTLQSYIAVAGFVMSAVNTVRLIVRALRNFCDPWCTKPLCEAVKAIPGVGNIIRVLQQLVTVIDDVLQRVANTLQNVLWGTHRQPSYPVLSLNLDRVVGWIAIPFFLFMNAVLYVAQTALMNATTLTLAGAADQVIAGTYDTIRPRPDPYTAPGVALLARSAFEWDRAHDPTAMNLTPFGKGGRHAVSDRLRDPMESVDEGVARAERVMTEISNATRWNRFLFNRSLDGTTSGSILEVVSRASFGLFEFHLHGTTKLITDSKPSWNVARRNSYDLHDVRAGVDGHARYPQGGSMVADQWIDVSFAFVDYDMTEDRLSIPGKSWRFSPGVRHSAVAATHKEFTGRWGWHCVTHLTPPNQSLCIIKTVKCICKIKNIYKIDPDLSSCHRREPGESADSKGNHPWWGIFPFMKFNPKADGSPLVAFHQPSTYVWLTQPPENIDIEPLLQRDVLGLGGHTATHDTGLDHVTEGGLPPGFHAFARAAAYYHRPGNWREHPNFFNPFWRARLAPVQPVLSDLVGDLGAGAVLGDALGKSFITH